The following are encoded together in the Petrotoga olearia DSM 13574 genome:
- a CDS encoding 50S ribosomal protein L11 methyltransferase produces the protein MDGVWVNPFSDKKVEKSGIVLNVIPGSAFGTGLHSTTKLAAELLRKVDCRGKDVIDIGTGSGILSVLAKKLGANRVCALDNDNLSIEKAEETAILNNVDIEIRLSDLLSVVGENESFDILVSNIVAEVLIQLMKDPKFDKVLKENGFVIFSGIIESKERSIMEQAKEVDLVLKDRTEDGSWIALMFQKKT, from the coding sequence AAAAGTAGAAAAATCTGGAATAGTATTGAACGTAATACCGGGAAGTGCCTTTGGTACAGGATTACATTCAACAACCAAACTGGCAGCTGAACTTTTAAGAAAAGTTGACTGTAGAGGCAAAGATGTTATTGACATAGGAACAGGAAGTGGGATACTATCGGTTTTAGCTAAAAAGCTTGGGGCTAACCGTGTGTGTGCTTTAGATAATGATAATCTGTCTATAGAAAAAGCCGAAGAAACAGCCATTTTAAATAACGTTGATATTGAAATAAGATTATCCGATTTATTAAGCGTAGTGGGAGAAAATGAAAGTTTTGATATATTAGTTTCTAATATTGTGGCTGAAGTATTGATACAGTTAATGAAAGATCCTAAATTTGATAAAGTACTTAAAGAAAATGGATTTGTCATCTTTTCTGGTATAATTGAAAGTAAAGAAAGGTCTATTATGGAGCAAGCAAAAGAAGTCGATTTAGTGTTGAAAGATAGAACGGAGGACGGTTCTTGGATAGCCCTGATGTTTCAAAAGAAGACTTAA
- a CDS encoding DUF501 domain-containing protein translates to MDSPDVSKEDLKIIEKQLGRIVSNALNVEERCIYGYPQVIKSFPLKDGKPFPTLYWLTCPYLVEEVSKLEAQGKITEIEKIIQNDPELRMQMIRAHKEEIEKRMKILEGELNSLSKNIIKKLKETGIGGIKNFSTIKCLHLHYASYLVGENNPVGEIVDRYIGKNYCDDKKCEKL, encoded by the coding sequence TTGGATAGCCCTGATGTTTCAAAAGAAGACTTAAAAATAATTGAAAAACAATTGGGACGTATTGTTAGTAATGCGTTAAATGTAGAAGAAAGATGCATTTACGGCTATCCTCAAGTAATAAAGAGTTTCCCTTTAAAAGATGGAAAACCTTTTCCGACTCTTTATTGGTTAACATGTCCTTATTTAGTGGAAGAAGTTTCAAAATTGGAAGCTCAAGGAAAAATAACTGAAATAGAAAAAATTATACAAAATGATCCAGAATTAAGAATGCAAATGATTCGTGCTCACAAAGAAGAGATTGAAAAAAGAATGAAGATATTAGAGGGAGAATTAAATTCTCTATCTAAAAATATAATAAAGAAACTAAAAGAAACGGGAATAGGTGGAATAAAGAATTTTTCTACTATAAAGTGTTTACATTTACACTATGCATCTTATTTAGTTGGGGAGAACAATCCCGTGGGAGAAATAGTGGATCGTTATATTGGTAAGAATTATTGTGACGACAAAAAATGCGAAAAATTATGA